The Caldicellulosiruptor obsidiansis OB47 genome segment GGCTAAAATATATATTTCAAATATTTCAAACAAAAAAAGAAGGTGCTAAGTAAAAATGACAGAGTTTATAAGAAAAGCTCAAAAAGTTTGGGAAGAGTTTAAAGATTATGTTCCCACTTATGATGAAGTATGTGAGATCTTAGAAAAAGAAGTTGTAAGCATTGAAGATGTGGCAAAACTCTTGAATGTGGAAGATAAAAATTCAATCCTTCTTATGGCAAGTAAAGCCAAAAAGCTTACAAGAGAAAACTTTGGCAAGGTTATCCTCTTGTATGCGCCGCTGTATATCTCAAACTACTGTCAAAACGGATGTGTTTATTGCGGATTTTCTTGCAGGAAAAATTATAAAAGAGAAAAACTTGATCTTGATGAAATTGAAAATGAGCTAAGAAGTATGAAAGAAGAGGGTATCGATTCTGTTATAATCCTCACAGGAGAGGATAGAATACACTCTCCAGTTGACTATATTAAACAAGCTTGCAAAATAGCTGCAAATTATATGTCAGAGGTTTCGATTGAGGTTTATCCTCTTTTTGAAGAAGAGTATAGAAGTCTTGCAAACGCTGGTGTTGTGGGGATCACCATATATCAGGAGACTTATCAAAAAGAAGACTATGAGAAGCTGCATCCTTTTGGACCAAAGAAGGATTTTGAGTTCAGGCTCACTACTGTTGAAAGAGCCCTGTTGGCCGGATTTCATGAGGCATGCGTGGGACCGCTTTTAGGGCTGTCTCATCCCAAAAAAGATGTACTTTGTACTTTGCTTCATGCAGAGTATCTTCTTGACAAATTTCCCAAAACAGAAATTTCAGTTTCATTTCCGCGCGTAAGATCCGCAGGTACAGATTTTGTTCCAAAGTTTTTTGTTTCTGACAAGGAATTTATAAAATTTTTGATTGTTGCAAGGATCTATCTTCCAAGAGTTGGTATTGTTATATCCACAAGGGAAGATGCGCGACTTCGCGATGCGCTCATTGATGTGTGCATAACAAAGATGTCAGCAGGCTCTAAAACAACTGTCGGCGGATATGCAACGCAGGAAGAAAGAGATGCCCAGTTTGAGATTGAGGATAGAAGAAGCGTTGCTGAGGTTGTAGATAGTATAATAAGAAAAGGACTGAGGCCTGAGTTTACTAACTGGGTAAGGGGTGTAAACAGTTTATGAGCTTATTTGACCTTATGCTAAGAAACTATTTTGATGAAAAAATGCTTGAAAAACTCTCAAAAGTCAAAATTCTTATCATTGGCTGTGGTGGTCTTGGATCTAACATTGCAGTGTTGCTGGTTAGATGCGGTGTCAAAAATCTTACAATAGTCGATTTTGACAAAGTGGACATTTCAAACC includes the following:
- the thiH gene encoding 2-iminoacetate synthase ThiH, whose amino-acid sequence is MTEFIRKAQKVWEEFKDYVPTYDEVCEILEKEVVSIEDVAKLLNVEDKNSILLMASKAKKLTRENFGKVILLYAPLYISNYCQNGCVYCGFSCRKNYKREKLDLDEIENELRSMKEEGIDSVIILTGEDRIHSPVDYIKQACKIAANYMSEVSIEVYPLFEEEYRSLANAGVVGITIYQETYQKEDYEKLHPFGPKKDFEFRLTTVERALLAGFHEACVGPLLGLSHPKKDVLCTLLHAEYLLDKFPKTEISVSFPRVRSAGTDFVPKFFVSDKEFIKFLIVARIYLPRVGIVISTREDARLRDALIDVCITKMSAGSKTTVGGYATQEERDAQFEIEDRRSVAEVVDSIIRKGLRPEFTNWVRGVNSL